Within the Fundidesulfovibrio putealis DSM 16056 genome, the region CTGCTTGATGCCCAGGGTGAACTTCTCGGACTGCTTGTCCACGGTGAGGACCTTGGCGCGCACGACGTCGCCGACCTTGAACATCTCGCCGGGGTGGCGGACTTTCTTGGTCCAGGAGATGTCGGACACGTGGATCAGGCCGTCGATGCCGTCCTCGATGCCGATGAAGATGCCGAACTCGGTGATGTTCTTGACGGTGCCTTCAAGCACGGCGCCCTCGGGGTAGCGTTCGGCCACCAGATCCCAGGGGTTGGGCTTGACCTGCTTCATGCCGAGGCTGATGCGCTTCTTGTCGGGATCGACGCCAAGCACGACAACTTCGACTTCGTCGCCCAGGTGAACCATCTGGGACGGGTGACGGAGCTTGCGGGTCCAGCTCATCTCGGAGATGTGCACCAGGCCCTCGACGCCGGCTTCCAGCTCAACGAACGCGCCGTAGTCCACCAGGTTGGTGACCTTGCCGGACATGCGGCGGTCGACCGGGTACTTGTCGGCGATGTTCTGCCAGGGGTCCGGGGTGAGCTGCTTCATGCCGAGCGAAACCTTCTGCTTCTCCTTGTCGAAGGAGAGAACCTTCAGCTCCAACTCGTCGCCCAGGGAGACCATCTCCTTGGGGTGCTTGACGCGCTTCCAGGACATGTCGGTAATGTGCATCAGGCCGTCGAGTCCGCCCAGGTCCACGAACACGCCGTACTCGGTGATGTTCTTGACGCGGCCGGTGACGGTCTGGCTTTCTTCCAGGGTGGTGAGCAGATCACGGCGAAGCGATTCGCGACGCTCCTCAAGAAGCACCCTGCGCGACACGATCACGTTGGAACGGCGGCGGTTGATCTTGAGGACGCGGAATTCGAATTCGTTGCCGACCAGCGCGTCCATGTCGGGCACGGGGCGCAGATCCACGTGGGAGCCGGGCAGGAAGGCTTCGACGCCGCCCAGGTCCACGGTGTAGCCGCCCTTGATGCGCCGCTGGATGCGGCCGGTGATGATGTCGTCCTTGTCTTGGAGGTCTTCCAGCTTGTCGAAAAGCTGCATCCGCTTGGCGCGGTCGCGCGAGAGATGGATGGTGCCTTCGGACTCGTTCTTGCCCACGACGTAGACGTCGATTTCGTCGCCAACGCCGACGGTTACGTTGCCCTCGGGGTCGGTGAATTCCGACACCGGGATCTGGCCCTCGGACTTGAAGTTCACGTCGACCAGGATGTGCTCCTTGCCGACGCGCACCACCACGCCTCTGGTGATGACGCCTTCCTCGAGATCGCCGAAATCTTCGTTAAGATAGTTCTCGAGTGCGGCCTCGAAGTTCACTTCCATGTCCGCGGGGGTAGAAGTTTCTGACTGTTCAGTGTTGACCATGAGTTGGTTGACCTCCAACAGGATATTCCCTCGAAAAGGATTCAACCCCCTACCCGAAATGCCGGGCTCTGACAACAGGTAAAACGCCGGTTCAGCCTCACGCCGCCTGTCTTGGGACTTTTTGCACAAGTATCCGGTCCACCCGTCGGCCGTCCATGTCCACCACCTCGAAGCGATGGGCGCCGTATTCGAAGGACTCGGCCATGGCCGGAATGCGCCCCAGGCTGTGCAGCACGAACCCGGCCAGGGTCTGGAAATCGCCCTGAGGGGCGTC harbors:
- a CDS encoding 30S ribosomal protein S1; translated protein: MVNTEQSETSTPADMEVNFEAALENYLNEDFGDLEEGVITRGVVVRVGKEHILVDVNFKSEGQIPVSEFTDPEGNVTVGVGDEIDVYVVGKNESEGTIHLSRDRAKRMQLFDKLEDLQDKDDIITGRIQRRIKGGYTVDLGGVEAFLPGSHVDLRPVPDMDALVGNEFEFRVLKINRRRSNVIVSRRVLLEERRESLRRDLLTTLEESQTVTGRVKNITEYGVFVDLGGLDGLMHITDMSWKRVKHPKEMVSLGDELELKVLSFDKEKQKVSLGMKQLTPDPWQNIADKYPVDRRMSGKVTNLVDYGAFVELEAGVEGLVHISEMSWTRKLRHPSQMVHLGDEVEVVVLGVDPDKKRISLGMKQVKPNPWDLVAERYPEGAVLEGTVKNITEFGIFIGIEDGIDGLIHVSDISWTKKVRHPGEMFKVGDVVRAKVLTVDKQSEKFTLGIKQLSDDPWHDVPGRYPVGAMVKGLVTNITDFGLFVEVEEGIEGLVHVSEISRKKVKTPAELYKEGDQIEARVIHVSADERRLGLSIKSLKEDDDKRKSKEYRSSGPEVGVGLGDLIRQKQEEDAQQ